The proteins below are encoded in one region of Arenibacter algicola:
- the typA gene encoding translational GTPase TypA codes for MGVTKNIAIIAHVDHGKTTLVDKIMYHCQLFRDNQNTGDLILDNNDLERERGITITSKNVSVVYKDTKINIIDTPGHADFGGEVERVLNMADGVLLLVDAFEGPMPQTRFVLQKAIDLGLKPCVVINKVDKENCTPEEVHEKVFDLMFELGAEEWQLDFPTVYGSAKNNWMSDDWKNQTENIEPLLDMVIEHIPTFEAKEGNTQMLITSLDYSSFTGRIAIGRLQRGVLKENQQVSLIKRNGTIVKSKIKELYTFEGMGRLKVPEVATGDICALVGIEGFEIGDTVADIENPEQLKTIAIDEPTMSMLFTINDSPFFGKDGKFVTSRHINDRLKRELEKNLALRVNDTDSADKFLVFGRGVLHLSVLIETMRREGYELQIGQPQVIIKEIDGVKCEPIEQLTIDLPEEVSGRAVEMVSIRKGEMTSMEAKGNRMVCEFLIPSRGIIGLRNQLLTATAGEAIMAHRFLEYQPMKGDIPQRQNGSLVSMETGKSIPYSIDKLQDRGKFFVDPGEDIYEGQVIGENSRGDDMTINITKTKKLSNVRSSGADDKAKIVPAIKFSLEEALEYIQKDEYVEVTPKHLRLRKIHLTENDRKRNKIA; via the coding sequence AAATAATGTATCACTGTCAATTATTTAGGGACAACCAGAATACTGGTGACCTAATTTTGGACAACAACGACTTGGAACGGGAAAGGGGTATTACAATTACCTCCAAGAACGTTTCCGTAGTTTACAAGGATACCAAGATCAATATTATAGATACCCCTGGTCACGCCGATTTTGGAGGTGAAGTAGAGCGTGTGTTAAACATGGCAGATGGCGTACTTTTGTTGGTGGATGCCTTTGAAGGCCCTATGCCGCAAACCCGTTTTGTACTCCAAAAGGCAATAGATCTAGGTCTTAAACCTTGTGTGGTTATCAATAAGGTAGACAAGGAAAACTGTACTCCGGAAGAGGTACATGAGAAAGTTTTTGACCTTATGTTCGAACTGGGTGCCGAAGAATGGCAATTGGATTTCCCAACTGTGTACGGTTCTGCAAAGAACAACTGGATGAGCGATGATTGGAAGAACCAAACAGAGAACATTGAGCCACTATTGGATATGGTAATTGAGCATATCCCAACTTTTGAGGCCAAGGAAGGAAATACGCAGATGCTGATAACTTCATTGGATTATTCTTCCTTTACCGGAAGAATTGCCATTGGAAGGTTGCAAAGGGGAGTCTTAAAAGAAAATCAGCAAGTTTCTTTGATAAAAAGAAATGGTACTATTGTTAAATCCAAAATTAAAGAGCTTTATACCTTCGAAGGAATGGGCCGATTAAAGGTTCCTGAGGTAGCCACCGGAGACATTTGTGCTTTGGTAGGTATCGAAGGATTCGAAATTGGTGATACCGTTGCCGATATTGAAAATCCTGAGCAATTGAAAACTATTGCGATTGATGAGCCTACCATGAGTATGTTGTTCACCATCAATGATAGTCCATTTTTTGGTAAGGATGGTAAATTTGTAACTTCAAGACATATCAACGACCGTCTAAAAAGGGAGTTGGAGAAGAATTTGGCCCTAAGGGTAAACGATACGGACAGTGCCGATAAGTTTTTGGTTTTTGGTCGTGGGGTACTGCATCTTTCTGTTTTGATCGAAACCATGAGAAGGGAAGGTTATGAATTGCAAATTGGACAACCACAGGTAATCATCAAGGAGATTGATGGGGTTAAATGTGAGCCAATTGAGCAATTGACCATAGATTTACCGGAGGAGGTTTCTGGTAGGGCTGTGGAAATGGTATCTATCCGTAAAGGGGAAATGACCAGTATGGAAGCCAAAGGAAACAGAATGGTTTGTGAATTCTTAATTCCTTCAAGGGGAATTATAGGTCTTAGAAACCAATTGTTGACAGCTACTGCGGGTGAGGCCATTATGGCGCACCGCTTTTTGGAATACCAACCTATGAAAGGGGATATTCCTCAAAGACAAAATGGTTCTTTGGTATCCATGGAAACAGGAAAATCTATTCCTTACTCCATTGATAAATTACAGGATAGAGGTAAGTTTTTTGTTGATCCGGGAGAGGATATTTACGAAGGCCAGGTAATTGGGGAAAACTCTAGAGGAGACGATATGACCATCAATATTACCAAGACCAAAAAATTGTCGAACGTTCGTTCCTCAGGAGCCGATGACAAAGCCAAGATTGTTCCTGCCATTAAGTTCTCTTTGGAGGAAGCATTGGAATATATCCAGAAAGACGAGTATGTTGAGGTTACTCCTAAACATTTGCGTCTAAGAAAGATACATTTAACGGAAAATGATCGTAAGCGTAATAAAATAGCATAA